The proteins below are encoded in one region of Brassica napus cultivar Da-Ae chromosome A6, Da-Ae, whole genome shotgun sequence:
- the LOC125609888 gene encoding vegetative cell wall protein gp1-like, which translates to MYLKPVKLCPCKNYGRWRKTIMSQSCVMSLVTANFTRYFFLCSYKSKQCSTRLIAASKSVKPVRGFMSLTYSLPRFDIVGQTGPPEIQYPGGSPSEEELPSRPSRGPEWAPLEVPELPNIPEINPSETPPEVTTVPSDPPPVGPPQSPGPEFPVPPLPSPPIPDTPNPPAPERPPDVVPPNWEPPRPPEIPPPGIDPPPPMGPTII; encoded by the coding sequence ATGTACTTGAAGCCTGTTAAATTGTGTCCGTGTAAGAATTATGGAAGATGGAGAAAAACGATCATGTCGCAGAGTTGTGTTATGTCTTTGGTCACAGCTAATTTTACGAGGTATTTCTTCTTATGCTCATACAAGTCTAAACAATGTTCCACACGGTTAATAGCAGCATCAAAATCGGTTAAACCGGTCAGAGGATTCATGTCGTTGACCTACTCCCTTCCTCGGTTTGATATCGTTGGCCAAACCGGTCCACCTGAAATTCAATATCCTGGTGGTTCTCCCTCGGAGGAAGAGTTACCTTCACGGCCGAGTAGAGGACCAGAGTGGGCCCCGTTAGAAGTCCCAGAACTTCCTAATATACCGGAGATAAACCCGTCGGAAACTCCTCCAGAAGTCACCACAGTTCCTAGCGATCCACCTCCGGTTGGACCGCCGCAAAGTCCTGGCCCAGAGTTTCCGGTCCCACCGCTCCCGTCTCCACCGATTCCAGATACGCCAAATCCTCCGGCTCCGGAAAGACCTCCTGATGTGGTGCCTCCAAACTGGGAACCTCCTCGTCCACCAGAGATTCCCCCGCCAGGAATAGACCCTCCACCGCCAATGGGCCCCACCATCATATAG
- the LOC106410302 gene encoding 3-ketoacyl-CoA synthase 20, with product MTHNQDQPHRPVPVHVTNADQNPNNLPNFLLSVRLKYVKLGYHYLISNALYILLLPLLAATIANLSSFSLNDLTILYNHLRFHFLSATLATALLIALSTAYFTTRPRRVFLLDFSCYKPDPSLICTRETFMDRSQRVGIFTEDNLAFQQKILERSGLGQKTYFPEALLRVPPNPCMEEARKEAETVMFGAIDAVLEKTGIKPKDIGILVVNCSLFNPTPSLSAMIVNKYKLRGNILSYNLGGMGCSAGLISIDLAKQLLQVQPNSYALVVSTENITQNWYLGNDRSMLLSNCIFRMGGAAVLLSNRSSDRRRSKYQLIHTVRTHKGADDNAFGCVYQREDNNAEETGKVGVSLSKNLMAIAGEALKTNITTLGPLVLPMSEQLLFFATLVARKVFKVKKIKPYIPDFKLAFEHFCIHAGGRAVLDEIEKNLDLSEWHMEPSRMTLNRFGNTSSSSLWYELAYSEAKGRIKRGDRTWQIAFGSGFKCNSAVWKALRTIDPVEKSNPWSDEIHEFPVAVPRITPVTSS from the exons ATGACCCATAACCAAGACCAACCTCACCGTCCTGTCCCGGTCCATGTCACAAACGCCGACCAAAACCCAAACAACCTCCCGAACTTTCTCTTATCCGTTCGTCTCAAATACGTCAAACTCGGTTACCATTACCTAATCTCCAACGCTCTCTACATCCTCCTCCTCCCTCTCCTCGCCGCCACAATCGCCAACCTCTCCTCTTTCTCCCTCAACGACCTAACTATCCTCTACAACCACCTCCGTTTCCATTTCCTCTCCGCCACCCTCGCCACTGCACTTTTAATCGCTCTCTCCACCGCTTATTTCACCACTCGTCCTCGCCGTGTCTTCCTCCTCGACTTCTCATGTTACAAACCAGACCCTTCTCTGATCTGCACTCGAGAAACATTCATGGACCGTTCTCAACGTGTAGGTATCTTCACGGAAGATAATCTCGCTTTCCAACAAAAGATCCTAGAGAGATCCGGTCTTGGTCAGAAAACGTACTTCCCTGAAGCTCTTCTTCGTGTTCCTCCAAATCCTTGCATGGAGGAAGCAAGAAAAGAAGCCGAGACGGTTATGTTCGGAGCTATCGACGCTGTTCTTGAGAAAACCGGTATTAAACCGAAGGATATTGGGATTCTTGTGGTGAATTGTAGTTTGTTTAATCCGACTCCGTCACTTTCTGCGATGATCGTGAATAAGTATAAGCTTAGAGGGAATATATTGAGCTATAATCTCGGTGGAATGGGTTGTAGTGCTGGTCTTATCTCCATTGATCTCGCTAAACAGCTTCTTCAg GTCCAACCAAACTCGTACGCACTAGTGGTGAGCACAGAGAACATAACCCAAAACTGGTACTTAGGCAATGACCGATCAATGCTTCTATCTAATTGCATCTTCCGTATGGGTGGAGCCGCCGTACTTCTCTCGAACCGTTCGTCCGATCGCAGGCGCTCAAAATATCAGCTCATCCACACCGTCCGTACACACAAAGGAGCTGACGACAACGCATTTGGCTGCGTTTACCAACGAGAAGACAACAACGCAGAAGAAACCGGCAAAGTCGGAGTCTCTCTTTCTAAAAACCTAATGGCAATAGCCGGAGAAGCACTCAAGACAAACATCACAACTCTCGGACCACTCGTCCTACCCATGTCCGAACAGCTTCTCTTTTTCGCAACCCTCGTGGCACGCAAAGTCTTCAAAGTCAAGAAGATAAAGCCTTACATTCCCGACTTCAAGCTAGCGTTCGAGCATTTCTGCATTCATGCTGGAGGTAGAGCCGTGCTTGACGAGATAGAGAAGAATTTGGATTTGTCCGAGTGGCATATGGAGCCATCGAGGATGACGTTGAACCGGTTTGGTAATACTTCGAGTAGCTCGCTTTGGTATGAACTTGCGTATAGTGAAGCTAAAGGGAGGATTAAGAGAGGAGACAGGACTTGGCAGATTGCTTTTGGATCGGGCTTTAAGTGTAATAGTGCGGTCTGGAAAGCTTTGAGAACAATTGATCCGGTTGAGAAGTCTAACCCATGGAGTGATGAGATTCATGAGTTTCCTGTTGCAGTTCCTAGGATCACTCCCGTTACATCTTCGTAg
- the LOC111213042 gene encoding uncharacterized protein LOC111213042 isoform X2 gives MLGLSYGPKDLPIIARAGGRLFGRAIGYIQMARGHIDGVMKQPQMQQISKEVQDLRAQVDAISHGASFSLFNSNPLTRRVDNQSPQPSNTTTTTGNVTSLSVEERHKVSDHWTKAQEFSGSVNLHAQATAFERLSESVSGKTHTLSSDSPVLPVSAEMAKLLPHRKESAKGSDLMLEAVLEAEVAHKAKHFFAQAEKETPALKGKFVVEDKGES, from the exons ATGCTGGGACTCTCTTACG GGCCAAAGGATCTTCCGATAATCGCAAGAGCAGGAGGAAGATTATTCGGACGAGCGATTGGTTACATCCAAATGGCGCGTGGCCACATAGACGGAGTCATGAAACAACCTCAAATGCAGCAG atttcGAAAGAAGTTCAAGATTTGCGAGCACAAGTTGATGCTATTAGCCATGGTGCAAGTTTCTCTCTTTTTAACTCCAATCCTTTGACTCGGAGAGTGGACAACCAATCTCCACAACCTTCTAATACAACTACCACCACTG GGAATGTTACATCTCTCAGTGTTGAGGAAAGACATAAGGTTTCAGATCATTGgacaaag GCTCAAGAGTTTAGTGGTTCAGTTAATCTGCACGCCCAAGCAACAGCATTTGAACGTTTATCTGAGTCTGTCAGTGGCAAAACTCACACTCTGTCTAGTGACTCACCTGTTCTTCCAGTTTCTGCTGAGATGGCAAAGTTGCTTCCTCATCGCAAAG AGAGTGCAAAAGGATCTGATTTAATGCTGGAGGCAGTTCTGGAAGCTGAAGTAGCACACAAAGCCAAACACTTTTTTGCACAAGCCGAAAAGGAAACTCCAGCTTTAAAAG GGAAGTTTGTTGTTGAAGACAAAGGAGAAAGTTGA
- the LOC111213042 gene encoding uncharacterized protein LOC111213042 isoform X1, translated as MLGLSYGEILVIIGATAAVVGPKDLPIIARAGGRLFGRAIGYIQMARGHIDGVMKQPQMQQISKEVQDLRAQVDAISHGASFSLFNSNPLTRRVDNQSPQPSNTTTTTGNVTSLSVEERHKVSDHWTKAQEFSGSVNLHAQATAFERLSESVSGKTHTLSSDSPVLPVSAEMAKLLPHRKESAKGSDLMLEAVLEAEVAHKAKHFFAQAEKETPALKGKFVVEDKGES; from the exons ATGCTGGGACTCTCTTACGGTGAGATTCTAGTCATCATTGGCGCAACAGCTGCTGTTGTAG GGCCAAAGGATCTTCCGATAATCGCAAGAGCAGGAGGAAGATTATTCGGACGAGCGATTGGTTACATCCAAATGGCGCGTGGCCACATAGACGGAGTCATGAAACAACCTCAAATGCAGCAG atttcGAAAGAAGTTCAAGATTTGCGAGCACAAGTTGATGCTATTAGCCATGGTGCAAGTTTCTCTCTTTTTAACTCCAATCCTTTGACTCGGAGAGTGGACAACCAATCTCCACAACCTTCTAATACAACTACCACCACTG GGAATGTTACATCTCTCAGTGTTGAGGAAAGACATAAGGTTTCAGATCATTGgacaaag GCTCAAGAGTTTAGTGGTTCAGTTAATCTGCACGCCCAAGCAACAGCATTTGAACGTTTATCTGAGTCTGTCAGTGGCAAAACTCACACTCTGTCTAGTGACTCACCTGTTCTTCCAGTTTCTGCTGAGATGGCAAAGTTGCTTCCTCATCGCAAAG AGAGTGCAAAAGGATCTGATTTAATGCTGGAGGCAGTTCTGGAAGCTGAAGTAGCACACAAAGCCAAACACTTTTTTGCACAAGCCGAAAAGGAAACTCCAGCTTTAAAAG GGAAGTTTGTTGTTGAAGACAAAGGAGAAAGTTGA
- the LOC111213040 gene encoding rRNA-processing protein EFG1 produces the protein MAHGGYAKRRVSGPNQAAGSSTRRSKALRVDKKKPKIVSLKNQMRSVERFLRKDLPAEVKETLKQKLEYLKKQQDDHTRLAVERKIFLRNRKIRFFERRKIERSIRRLEKLQRTSSAHVGDADIAEQLSKLKEDLEYVRFFPKNEKYVSLFTGAEDSEVIERRSKMRKQIKANIIVAAASGKELEETGSEDDGLLDLSDDDFFDKGSSSDEADADDELTDKSTKEAASSRATSGMSSDERNQKQNSARALMPPPQARFGSNSRKNSSMQRNEMPSSSRNTSNRRSESSYNARAAAATSYGARAAASTSYNARDAAATSYSSQSSNLSSNSDAHKPKRKRRPKKKKQQE, from the exons ATGGCGCACGGAGGCTATGCCAAGAGAAGGGTTTCCGGACCGAATCAAGCGGCGGGAAGCAGCACCCGAAGGTCGAAAGCGTTGCGCGTGGACAAGAAGAAACCTAAGATCGTCTCACTCAAGAACCAGATGCGTTCCGTCGAACGCTTTCTTCGTAAA GATTTGCCTGCTGAAGTGAAAGAGACTCTTAAGCAGAAGTTGGAGTATCTGAAGAAGCAGCAAGATGACCATACACGTCTTGCTGTCGAACGTAAAATATTCCTCAGGAACAGAAAGATTAGGTTCTTTG AGCGGAGAAAGATTGAAAGGAGCATTAGGCGTCTTGAGAAGCTACAACGCACTTCATCTGCTCATGTGGGAGATGCTGATATAGCTGAGCAACTCAGTAAACTCAAAGAAGATCTCGAATATGTTCGG TTCTTCCCCAAAAACGAGAAGTATGTATCTCTGTTTACTGGTGCTGAGGACTCAGAAGTGATTGAGCGAAGAAGTAAGATGCGGAAGCAGATCAAAGCCAATATTATTGTTGCTGCTGCTAGTGGGAAAGAATTAGAAG agacagGGAGTGAAGATGATGGTCTTCTGGACCTTAGTGATGATGATTTCTTTGATAAAGGGAGCTCAAGCGATGAAGCAGACGCAGATGATGAATTGACCGATAAAAGCACAAA GGAAGCTGCGTCCAGTAGAGCTACATCTGGCATGTCTAGCGATGAAAGGAACCAG AAACAAAACTCAGCTAGGGCTTTAATGCCACCACCACAAGCAAGGTTTGGTTCAAATTCTAGGAAGAATTCGTCTATGCAGAGGAATGAAATGCCATCATCCTCAAGAAACACTTCAAACAGAAGAAGTGAGTCTTCATATAATGCCAGGGCTGCTGCCGCAACTTCATATGGTGCCAGGGCTGCTGCCTCAACTTCATATAATGCCAGGGATGCTGCTGCAACTTCATATAGCAGTCAGAGTAGCAACTTAAGCTCCAATTCTGATGCTCATAAAcccaaaagaaagagaagaccaaagaagaagaaacaacag GAGTGA
- the LOC106410303 gene encoding ATP sulfurylase 4, chloroplastic — translation MASSAAIVFSGSPFRSSPLTSHRVSLHASRPVSLRRGGVFSRRCLAVKAALIEPDGGKLMDLVVEESKRRVMKREAETVPVRIMLNRVDLEWVHVLSEGWASPLRGFMRQSEFLQTLHFNSIRLEDGSVVNMSVPIVLAIDDEQKSRVGDSDRVTLVDSSGNPIAILSDIEIYKHPKEERIARTWGTTAPGLPYAEEAITRSGNWLIGGDLQVLEPIKYNDGLDRFRLSPSQLREEFTKRDADAVFAFQLRNPVHNGHALLMTDTRRRLLEMGYKNPVLLLNPLGGFTKADDVPLSWRMRQHEKVLEDGVLDPETTVVSIFPSPMHYAGPTEVQWHAKARINAGANFYIVGRDPAGMGHPTEKRDLYDADHGKQVLSMAPGLERLNILPFKVAAYDTTQGKMAFFDPARSQDFLFISGTKMRGLAKKKENPPDGFMCPSGWKVLVDYYDSVNAESGNGRVSEAAISA, via the exons ATGGCTTCTTCAGCCGCCATCGTCTTCTCCGGTTCTCCTTTTCGATCATCACCACTCACTAGCCATCGTGTTTCCCTCCACGCCTCTAGACCCGTCTCTCTCCGTCGAGGCGGAGTCTTTTCCCGCCGCTGTCTCGCCGTGAAAGCGGCTCTGATCGAGCCGGACGGAGGGAAGCTCATGGACCTCGTCGTCGAGGAATCAAAACGACGCGTGATGAAACGCGAGGCGGAGACGGTTCCCGTAAGGATCATGCTGAATCGCGTGGACCTCGAGTGGGTGCACGTGCTCAGCGAAGGCTGGGCGAGCCCGCTCCGAGGCTTCATGAGACAGTCAGAGTTCCTCCAAACACTTCATTTCAACTCGATCCGGCTCGAAGACGGCTCCGTCGTCAACATGTCGGTTCCGATCGTTCTCGCGATCGACGACGAGCAGAAGAGTCGCGTCGGCGATTCTGACCGGGTCACGCTCGTTGACTCGTCTGGTAACCCCATCGCCATACTCAGCGA CATCGAGATTTACAAGCACCCTAAAGAAGAACGTATAGCAAGAACCTGGGGAACAACAGCTCCAGGTCTTCCTTACGcagaagaagcaatcaccagaTCAGGAAACTGGTTGATCGGAGGTGATTTACAAGTCCTGGAGCCGATCAAGTACAACGACGGTCTTGACCGGTTCCGTCTGTCTCCCTCTCAGCTACGTGAGGAGTTCACAAAGCGGGACGCGGACGCGGTTTTCGCGTTCCAGCTAAGGAACCCCGTACACAATGGTCACGCGCTTCTCATGACCGATACTCGAAGAAGACTTCTTGAGATGGGTTACAAAAACCCTGTCCTGTTGCTGAATCCACTTGGAGGATTCACTAAAGCCGATGATGTACCTCTCAGCTGGCGTATGAGGCAACACgagaag GTGCTTGAGGATGGTGTTCTTGATCCAGAGACTACTGTGGTCTCCATCTTCCCATCTCCAATGCACTATGCTGGCCCCACCGAGGTTCAGTGGCACGCCAAAGCTAGGATCAATGCGGGAGCCAACTTCTACATTGTTGGCCGCGATCCGGCGGGTATGGGCCATCCAACAGAGAAGAGGGATCTATATGATGCCGATCACGGGAAGCAAGTACTCAGCATGGCTCCAGGACTCGAACGCCTCAACATTCTTCCCTTTAAG GTTGCTGCATATGATACAACTCAGGGGAAAATGGCTTTCTTTGATCCTGCCAGGTCTCAAGACTTTCTCTTCATATCAGGAACCAAG ATGCGTGGCTTggcgaagaagaaagagaacCCACCAGACGGTTTCATGTGTCCCTCTGGGTGGAAAGTGTTGGTTGATTATTACGACAGTGTCAACGCAGAGTCTGGTAACGGAAGGGTTTCAGAAGCTGCCATTTCTGCTTGA
- the LOC106409129 gene encoding pentatricopeptide repeat-containing protein At5g43790, whose product MTSPSTSKNHRCLNLISKCKNLENLKQIHGQFLTIGLSHHTFPLSKLLLLSSTLCLPYALSIFRRISNPSVFLYNTLISSIVSTHQSTQTHLAFSLYAQISRPNEFTFPSLFKASGFHPRWHRRGRALHAHVLKLLEPVSHDGFVQAALVGFYANCGKLRVARSLFDRITEPDLATWNTLLAAYASSDEGEGEIDHEECLRLFVNMRSISCVRPNEVSLVALMKSCAGLGSLCGGVWAHVYLLKTNLSLNQFVGTSLIDLYSKCGCLSFARQVFDEMRQRDTLCYNAMIRGLAVHGFGLEAIGFYKKLISQGLAPDEATFLVTISACSHSGLVDEGLQIFDSMKAVYNIEPKVEHYGCLVDLLGRSGRLEEAEECIKKMPMKPNAMLWRSFLGSAQIHNDLVRGEIALKNLLGLEIENSGKYVLLSNIYAGMNRWDDVEKTRELMKDHRVNKSPGISTSN is encoded by the coding sequence ATGACATCTCCAAGCACAAGCAAGAATCACCGATGCTTAAACCTGATATCAAAATGCAAAAACCTCGAGAATCTCAAGCAAATCCACGGACAGTTCCTCACAATCGGCCTCTCTCACCACACGTTTCCTCTGAGCAAGCTGCTTCTTTTATCCTCCACCCTCTGCTTACCCTACGCTCTCTCTATCTTCCGCCGCATCTCCAACCCTTCCGTCTTCCTCTACAACAccctcatctcctccatcgTCTCCACTCACCAATCCACTCAAACCCATCTCGCCTTTTCTCTCTACGCTCAGATTTCGAGACCCAACGAGTTCACGTTCCCTTCTCTCTTCAAAGCATCGGGCTTTCACCCTCGGTGGCATCGCCGTGGAAGGGCTCTTCATGCCCATGTGCTGAAACTTCTCGAACCGGTTAGTCATGATGGGTTTGTGCAAGCTGCGTTGGTTGGGTTTTACGCCAATTGCGGGAAACTGAGAGTAGCTAGGTCCCTGTTCGATCGAATTACAGAACCGGATTTAGCTACTTGGAACACCCTTCTCGCTGCGTACGCTAGCTCCGACGAAGGAGAAGGTGAGATTGACCACGAGGAGTGTTTGAGGTTGTTCGTGAATATGCGAAGTATCTCGTGTGTGAGACCGAACGAGGTTTCTCTTGTAGCTTTGATGAAGTCTTGTGCGGGTTTAGGTAGTCTTTGTGGAGGAGTATGGGCTCATGTGTATCTCTTGAAgactaatctgtctcttaaccAGTTCGTTGGAACTTCTCTTATCGACCTCTACTCTAAATGTGGATGTTTAAGTTTCGCACGCCaagtgttcgatgaaatgcgcCAGAGAGATACATTGTGTTACAACGCAATGATCCGCGGTTTAGCGGTTCACGGGTTTGGCCTAGAAGCTATCGGATTTTACAAGAAATTGATCTCCCAAGGACTAGCCCCGGACGAAGCTACGTTCCTGGTGACCATATCCGCATGTTCGCACTCGGGTCTAGTGGACGAGGGTCTTCAAATTTTCGACTCGATGAAAGCCGTTTATAATATCGAGCCTAAGGTTGAGCACTATGGATGTTTAGTTGATCTACTTGGAAGATCCGGACGGctggaagaagctgaagaatgCATCAAGAAGATGCCGATGAAGCCAAACGCGATGTTGTGGAGATCGTTTCTAGGATCAGCTCAAATCCACAATGACTTGGTGAGGGGTGAAATTGCGCTAAAGAATTTGTTGGGGTTAGAAATTGAAAACAGCGGAAAGTATGTGCTTTTGTCGAATATTTATGCCGGAATGAACCGTTGGGATGACGTGGAGAAGACCCGGGAACTTATGAAAGACCACCGTGTTAATAAATCTCCAGGGATTAGTACTAGTAATTAA
- the LOC111213039 gene encoding protein transport protein SEC23, with the protein MDFLELEAIEGLRWTWNSWPTTKPDCESLVVPLSIMYTPLMRFSELPTIPYDPLICSRCAAVLNPYARVDYRSRIWACPFCFHKNPFPRSYAGITETNLPAELFPTYSAVEYSPPTDGVAPWSSPGPAFVFVVDASMAEEELRAMRSEVLLVVEQLPESSLVGLVTFDSMVRVYDLGFSDCSRVVVFHGDRELPPQQIQHYLGLGKMSKQSFLLPLEECEFNLTSAFEEIAPLVDVKPGHRPHRSTGTAISTALGLLEGCCVTTGARIMVFTSGPATRGPGIVVSSDLNHSIRTHRDIITGQVPYYDRSCKFYKRIAKRLCDSSAALDLFACSLDQVGAAELRYAVEMSGGFLLLGETFESDQFKNCLRHIFSRDGDGNLNMCFDVTLEVVTTKDIKICGALGPVVSLTRKNDIVSDTEIGESGTYTWKTSTATNKTCVSFFFQVSNEQNRKPKPGSAFFIQFITRYRYGNGGVKKRVTTVARRWVAGKSPEISSGFDQETAVSVMARLAINRAEECYARDVIRWLDDGLIRFASRFGDYIQEDPSSFRLTPNFSLYPQFMFYLRRSQFLDVFNNSPDETGFFRLMLNREGVVNSIIMIQPTLLRYSFDGPPVPVLLDIRSVTPDAILLFDSYFYVVIHHGLKIAQWRKQEYHKDSNHETFRNLLEAPEMDVVQLVSDRIPMPRIVRCDQHGSQARFLLAKLNPSVTQKTDHTGGSDVVLTDDLCLEDFLADLQSLAVRK; encoded by the exons ATGGATTTCTTAGAGCTAGAAGCGATCGAGGGTTTACGGTGGACATGGAACTCATGGCCAACCACAAAACCCGATTGCGAATCGCTCGTAGTTCCGCTAAGCATCATGTACACTCCACTGATGCGCTTCTCGGAGCTTCCCACGATCCCTTACGATCCCTTGATCTGCTCTCGATGCGCCGCAGTGCTGAACCCTTACGCTCGCGTTGACTACCGATCTCGAATCTGGGCTTGTCCCTTCTGCTTCCACAAAAACCCTTTCCCTCGATCTTACGCCGGCATCACCGAGACCAACCTCCCCGCCGAGCTTTTCCCCACGTACAGCGCCGTCGAGTACTCTCCGCCCACGGATGGGGTCGCTCCGTGGAGCTCACCTGGGCCTGCGTTCGTGTTCGTGGTTGATGCGTCTATGGCGGAGGAGGAGCTGCGTGCTATGCGAAGCGAGGTTTTGCTGGTGGTTGAGCAGTTGCCGGAGAGTTCGTTGGTGGGTTTGGTTACTTTTGATTCCATGGTTAGGGTTTACGATTTGGGCTTCTCTGATTGCTCCAGGGTTGTTGTTTTCCATGGCGACCGTGAGCTTCCTCCTCAGCAG ATTCAACACTATCTGGGGCTTGGAAAGATGTCAAAGCAGAGTTTCCTGCTTCCGTTGGAGGAGTGTGAGTTCAACTTAACCTCTGCTTTTGAAGAAATTGCTCCGTTGGTTGATGTTAAACCAGGGCATCGGCCTCATAGGTCAACCGGGACTGCGATCTCAACAGCACTGGGACTGCTCGAAGGGTGTTGTGTAACCACAGGCGCTCGGATTATGGTTTTCACGTCAGGTCCTGCAACAAGAGGCCCAGGGATTGTCGTGAGCTCTGATCTAAACCATTCCATCAGAACCCACAGAGATATTATCACTGGTCAAGTGCCTTACTATGATAGATCATGCAAGTTTTACAAAAGAATAGCAAAGAGGCTTTGTGATTCCTCTGCTGCTCTCGATTTGTTCGCTTGCTCACTTGACCAGGTTGGAGCTGCGGAACTGAGGTACGCGGTGGAGATGTCTGGTGGGTTTCTCTTACTTGGAGAGACGTTTGAGTCCGACCAATTCAAAAATTGCCTCAGGCATATATTCAGCCGCGACGGAGATGGGAACTTGAATATGTGCTTTGACGTTACTTTGGAAGTTGTGACAACTAAAGATATCAAAATCTGTGGGGCGCTTGGTCCGGTTGTGTCGCTTACAAGGAAGAATGATATCGTGAGTGACACAGAGATAGGTGAAAGCGGAACGTATACATGGAAGACGAGCACTGCCACTAATAAGACATGTGTTTCCTTCTTCTTCCAAGTAAGCAACGAAcagaaccgaaaaccaaaaccTGGTTCAGCGTTCTTCATACAGTTCATTACTCGATATCGGTATGGCAATGGAGGAGTGAAGAAAAGGGTTACAACGGTTGCTAGAAGATGGGTGGCTGGGAAATCACCGGAAATTTCATCTGGTTTTGATCAAGAAACAGCTGTTTCGGTAATGGCTCGCCTTGCGATAAACCGAGCTGAGGAGTGTTATGCTAGAGACGTTATTAGATGGTTAGATGATGGTTTGATCCGGTTCGCTTCACGGTTTGGAGATTACATCCAAGAAGATCCATCTTCTTTCAGGTTGACTCCAAACTTCTCTCTTTACCCACAGTTCATGTTCTACTTGAGAAGATCACAGTTTCTTGACGTCTTCAACAACTCCCCGGACGAAACTGGTTTCTTCCGGTTAATGTTAAACCGAGAAGGAGTGGTTAACTCAATCATCATGATTCAACCGACCCTTCTCCGGTATTCATTCGACGGACCACCGGTTCCTGTCCTTCTCGATATCCGATCAGTGACACCTGACGCGATTTTGCTGTTCGATTCTTACTTCTACGTTGTGATCCACCACGGTTTGAAAATAGCACAGTGGCGGAAACAAGAGTATCACAAAGACTCGAACCACGAGACGTTCCGGAATCTCTTAGAAGCACCGGAGATGGATGTGGTGCAGTTGGTGAGTGATCGGATTCCAATGCCGAGGATCGTAAGGTGTGACCAGCATGGTAGCCAAGCTCGGTTTCTTCTTGCTAAACTCAATCCTTCGGTTACTCAGAAAACAGATCATACCGGCGGTTCAGATGTTGTTCTCACTGATGACTTGTGTCTTGAAGATTTCCTAGCTGATCTGCAATCTCTGGCGGTCCGAAAATGA